A part of Anopheles ziemanni chromosome X unlocalized genomic scaffold, idAnoZiCoDA_A2_x.2 X_unloc_40, whole genome shotgun sequence genomic DNA contains:
- the LOC131292230 gene encoding helicase POLQ-like, with protein sequence MSGNRSSRGRQKFPTTAKKCLISPNQRSAARGVAPAAPAANPVDFRAADTASTSKPKDDLSTKLLELDNTLLNAVDLASIEKKVKRSMPRTSWGGNMTRAAADQPITPFRKRSKSVGAIERRLMASPPKLQKSAVSSRKIYVLKMNMDGSEVRDGGRDSGCNENLTSNRSNVANEETPPVRPLWSGVEDDDAEMLPCGQVPIASHDQLDTDEIIKAKLKRIGSTKPVTHVGDMLRESNGFEVYTNQDICSQYMRQDESLADEGVERIVAIGASQIGHPERPSHFQQVAAEAERTFELQKVSEALRIFEICDHTLHDMTNIEPMANAIGEGSSRMRTSNSTIAAINRDERISDQTTKPKFTVPHVSSLFLEKGPFFGLPNNVRRMLRDFRGIGELYDWQQECLDLPAIDERRNLIYALPTSGGKTLVAEILMLREIICRLRNVMFVVPYVSSAQEKLIALTPFSIELQFLLEEYTGGRGQCPPHKRHRKNTIFVCTIEKSLILMNSLIEVGRADEIGLIVIDELHMIGEQRHGGTLEMLITKVQSLQAGIQIVGMSASIGNLGELARFMLADVYCRENRPVELKEYIKWGEDLFEVRSQAERIFDVLGEKRKLEFNYGEELRRIDVDHVIGLIMEVIPKSSCLVFCPTRNRCESLCAMLAANLPDSFAQHRAEEKAQIIKSLQDDGSVAPILPHSFRVGVAYHHGRLTQDERRMIEDAFRAGILSVIVCTSTLAASVNLSAKRVIICSPYIGSDFFTLSRYKQMVGHAGRAGKRDTGDSILISAIRDIPQICEMFCSPLDFAESALLEDEGACLKSLVLGSIGLGLCKTRNALQAMVGSTLLAQQAKRREIDLEAITDETIVQLYQGNAIKATHDSCLRNPTNMVVQISAADGRSEEAVGQAFVRVHKTPSRPGKVFKTIDRTSPLEVINLGKAAIRAGFDIERAVRFYNEMQELGKRLCVLDEFDLLFLILLEDGLEVYFKIEDLIILTSKLSDALRKIAARYNISQVVIEKILKRRTVPDETIFLMQRFFRVLIVHDLWSQTDLQEVALKYRVSAGAIQTLMTAAAGTAHSLLRMCEEIPELWVFQHLLTGMTKRLTHYCKLELMPLMELPSMKQGRAKQLYRAGYTTLGSLARAKSKELVETIEYMNYRTANQLILSAKAKLMEQVDVLREQAEEYLSQMNR encoded by the exons ATGTCAGGAAATCGAAGTTCCCGCGGTCGACAGAAGTTTCCCACAACGGCGAAGAAATGCTTGATTTCACCGAATCAACGTTCGGCAGCCAGGGGCGTAGCTCCAGCAGCGCCGGCAGCAAACCCGGTTGATTTCCGAGCAGCGGACACAGCATCTACCAGCAAACCCAAAGATGACTTAAGTACGAAACTTTTGGAGCTAGATAACACGTTGCTgaacgcggtcgatttggccagcatcgagaaaaaagtcaagcGTTCGATGCCGCGTACCTCATGGGGCGGAAATATGACACGCGCCGCAGCCGATCAACCGATCACGCCGTTTCGAAAACGTTCCAAATCAGTTGGAG CCATTGAAAGAAGGCTTATGGCAAGTCCTCCGAAACTGCAAAAATCAGCTGTAAGTAGTCGAAAGATTTATgtgcttaaaatgaacatGGACGGTAGCGAGGTGCGCGACGGAGGGAGGGACAGTGGCTGTAATGAAAATCTTACATCAAATCGGTCAAACGTTGCAAACGAGGAAACTCCTCCGGTTCGTCCTCTGTGGTCTGGGGTGGAAGATGACGATGCTGAAATGCTACCATGTGGACAGGTACCGATCGCCAGCCATGATCAACTTGACACGGACGAAATAATCAAGGCTAAACTGAAACGGATCGGGTCCACCAAACCAGTAACGCACGTCGGTGATATGCTGCGAGAGAGTAACGGGTTCGAGGTGTACACAAACCAGGACATCTGTTCGCAGTACATGCGGCAAGACGAGTCCCTCGCTGATGAGGGGGTGGAGCGAATCGTCGCGATCGGTGCATCACAAATAGGTCATCCGGAGCGTCCGTCACATTTCCAGCAGGTAGCCGCTGAAGCCGAACGTACCTTTGAGCTGCAGAAGGTGAGCGAAGCGTTGCGGATTTTTGAAATCTGTGACCATACGCTGCACGACATGACCAACATTGAGCCGATGGCGAATGCGATAGGCGAGGGAAGCTCGCGAATGAGGACCAGCAACTCGACCATAGCGGCCATCAATCGTGATGAGCGAATTTCAGATCAGACTACAAAGCCAAAGTTCACCGTACCCCACGTATCGTCGCTTTTTCTCGAGAAGGGTCCGTTCTTTGGGCTACCGAACAACGTTCGGCGAATGCTGCGAGACTTTCGTGGTATTGGCGAGCTGTACGATTGGCAGCAGGAGTGTCTGGACTTGCCGGCGATCGACGAGAGACGTAATTTGATCTACGCACTGCCAACGAGCGGTGGAAAGACACTGGTGGCAGAGATTCTTATGCTACGGGAGATTATTTGCCGCCTGCGGAACGTCATGTTCGTCGTACCGTACGTTTCATCCGCTCAGGAGAAGCTGATCGCGCTCACTCCGTTCTCGATCGAGCTGCAGTTTTTATTGGAGGAGTACACCGGTGGTAGGGGACAATGTCCGCCGCACAAACGGCACAGAAAAAACACGATCTTTGTTTgtacgatcgaaaaatcgctcaTCCTCATGAACTCTCTCATCGAGGTAGGTCGCGCGGACGAGATCGGGCTGATCGTGATCGACGAACTGCATATGATTGGAGAGCAGCGACACGGGGGCACTCTGGAGATGTTGATCACCAAGGTGCAGTCGCTACAAGCCGGAATTCAGATCGTAGGAATGAGTGCTTCTATCGGAAACTTGGGTGAATTGGCCCGTTTCATGCTAGCCGACGTTTACTGTCGCGAAAATCGGCCGGTGGAGTTGAAGGAATACATCAAGTGGGGGGAAGATCTGTTCGAGGTTCGCAGCCAAGCCGAACGCATATTTGATGTGTTAGGAGAAAAGCGAAAGTTAGAGTTTAACTACGGTGAGGAACTGCGGCGGATCGACGTGGACCATGTGATTGGTCTGATCATGGAAGTAATCCCCAAGAGTtcgtgtttggtgttttgtcCTACCAGAAACAGGTGTGAAAGTTTGTGCGCCATGCTAGCGGCCAACTTGCCGGATTCATTTGCCCAGCACCGGGCAGAGGAAAAAGCGCAGATTATAAAGTCTCTCCAGGATGACGGGTCCGTTGCACCAATCCTTCCGCATTCGTTTCGTGTCGGGGTCGCGTACCATCACGGTAGGTTAACGCAGGACGAGCGACGTATGATCGAGGATGCATTCCGGGCCGGCATCCTTTCGGTGATCGTGTGCACTTCCACTCTGGCCGCCAGTGTGAAtctttcggcaaaacgtgTAATAATCTGCTCTCCCTAcattgggagcgatttttttACGCTAAGTCGCTACAAACAAATGGTTGGCCACGCAGGGCGTGCGGGTAAACGCGACACCGGCGATTCCATACTTATTTCCGCTATACGCGATATTCCGCAAATTTGCGAGATGTTCTGCTCACCACTGGACTTCGCCGAGTCGGCGCTCTTGGAAGACGAAGGAGCCTGCTTGAAATCGCTCGTACTCGGCTCGATCGGGCTCGGTCTTTGTAAGACACGGAATGCGCTTCAAGCGATGGTTGGAAGCACGCTGCTAGCGCAGCAAGCGAAGCGACGCGAAATCGATCTCGAGGCCATCACCGATGAAACGATCGTGCAGCTGTATCAGGGCAATGCGATAAAGGCAACGCACGATAGCTGTCTGCGCAATCCCACGAACATGGTTGTACAAATCAGTGCCGCAGATGGACGATCGGAGGAAGCGGTAGGACAGGCGTTCGTTCGAGTACACAAGACACCTTCCCGTCCGGGTAaggttttcaaaacgatcgatcgaacgagcCCGCTGGAAGTGATCAACCTTGGCAAGGCGGCCATCCGAGCCGGGTTCGACATAGAGCGAGCGGTCCGGTTCTACAACGAGATGCAGGAACTAGGCAAACGACTGTGTGTGCTCGATGAGTTCGATCTGCTTTTCCTCATTCTGCTTGAGGACGGATTGGAagtatatttcaaaattgaggATTTGATCATTCTG ACCAGTAAACTCTCGGATGCACTGCGGAAAATCGCCGCAAGGTACAACATCAGTCAAGTGGTTATAGAGAAAATTCTAAAGCGCCGCACTGTACCCGACGAGACAATATTCCTAATGCAGCGTTTCTTCCGTGTGCTAATCGTACACGACCTTTGGAGCCAAACGGATCTCCAGGAAGTTGCCCTCAAGTACCGCGTGAGCGCGGGGGCGATTCAGACGCTAATGACCGCCGCCGCTGGGACAGCGCACAGTTTGCTGCGGATGTGCGAGGAAATCCCGGAACTGTGGGTGTTCCAGCACCTGCTGACGGGCATGACCAAACGATTGACGCACTACTGTAAGCTCGAGCTGATGCCACTGATGGAGCTGCCATCGATGAAGCAG ggcCGTGCCAAACAGTTGTACCGGGCGGGGTACACGACGCTCGGCTCCTTAGCCCGTGCCAAATCGAAGGAGCTGGTAGAAACCATCGAATACATGAACTACAGGACGGCGAACCAATTGATACTGAGCGCGAAG GCGAAACTTATGGAACAAGTTGATGTCCTACGCGAACAGGCCGAAGAGTATCTCTCGCAGATGAATCGTTGA